A single window of Rubripirellula lacrimiformis DNA harbors:
- a CDS encoding helix-turn-helix transcriptional regulator — protein MTQLPKQPPSDVAMSVDDVATLLQCSPAHVRRLADSGRMPRPFRIGRLVRWEPSAVRAWISDGCPKIRKGGRR, from the coding sequence ATGACGCAACTTCCTAAACAGCCGCCTTCTGATGTGGCCATGTCCGTTGACGATGTCGCTACCTTGCTCCAATGCTCGCCGGCTCACGTCCGGCGTCTTGCTGACTCGGGGCGAATGCCACGTCCCTTCAGGATCGGACGGCTCGTCCGCTGGGAACCCAGTGCCGTTAGGGCGTGGATTTCGGATGGATGCCCAAAGATCAGGAAAGGAGGCCGCCGATGA
- the tnpA gene encoding IS66 family insertion sequence element accessory protein TnpA → MNRAETAKLWTERLQRFEQAQMTVAQFCSAEGVSQPSFYNWKRKLRSTRDPKVPVVAKFVPVSFQATPDRPAPAANLANATIELPGGIRIRIEVPTDSQPNPLRKDQP, encoded by the coding sequence ATGAATCGAGCCGAAACCGCGAAGCTTTGGACGGAGCGTCTGCAACGATTTGAGCAAGCTCAGATGACGGTCGCTCAATTCTGTTCCGCCGAAGGTGTTTCGCAGCCGTCTTTCTACAACTGGAAACGCAAGCTGCGGTCGACGCGGGATCCGAAAGTCCCCGTCGTGGCCAAGTTTGTGCCCGTCTCGTTTCAAGCCACACCGGATCGCCCCGCTCCCGCAGCCAATCTCGCGAACGCGACGATTGAACTTCCCGGTGGCATCCGCATTCGTATCGAAGTGCCAACTGATTCTCAGCCGAATCCACTGCGCAAGGATCAACCATGA
- the tnpB gene encoding IS66 family insertion sequence element accessory protein TnpB (TnpB, as the term is used for proteins encoded by IS66 family insertion elements, is considered an accessory protein, since TnpC, encoded by a neighboring gene, is a DDE family transposase.), producing MIGLPDGMPIYLCTEPVDFRKGFDGLTGIVTTSLGKSVTDGSLFLFVNRKRDRIKALWWETGGLTLWYRRLEQGTVELPTPPCDQTHVTIDSVELAMWIAGVSLKSAKTRRKRMVA from the coding sequence ATGATCGGATTGCCTGATGGCATGCCGATCTATCTGTGCACCGAGCCGGTCGACTTTCGAAAAGGCTTTGATGGTCTGACCGGAATCGTCACCACCTCGTTGGGCAAGAGCGTCACCGACGGTTCGCTGTTTCTGTTTGTCAATCGAAAGCGAGACCGCATCAAAGCCCTCTGGTGGGAGACTGGTGGATTGACCTTGTGGTACAGGCGACTCGAGCAAGGCACCGTCGAGCTGCCAACGCCTCCCTGTGATCAAACGCACGTCACGATCGATTCGGTCGAACTGGCCATGTGGATCGCAGGCGTCTCACTGAAATCGGCCAAGACAAGACGCAAGCGAATGGTGGCGTAG
- a CDS encoding IS66 family transposase — protein sequence MDPKPLPADLDAAHALIQKQAVALELKDKLIEEQAHSVLELKSDRDKLDEKNIELNLTIEKLLKQLFGRKSERRIDCDGQLHFDLGEEPTPEVISALEEAICDARQIVDDAEEDKKKRRRNRSATGDRKFPEHLPRYERIVDVPEGKREGLTLIGYDEVETLEWVPADLKVRLTKYAKYVHPTDKAQGIVSPERPTGLVEWDRFDASIGVEVVAWKYFYHLPFYRQQDMFGASGWTPSRSTLQNIETAVEFALRPLAEHLQSILKQDPTVGCDDTGVLLITPAAMPDLSDHPRGKRITEVLEKAMTTGKPSIKANFWGYYASRLPVVAFDFTVSRHRDGPDDVLSDFEGNLIGDCWSGFQKIQIRSDSRITFAACWAHARRKIDECRSAFPIQVAKLESLIGNLYDVEDQCKHLTAPEQLSRRQSLSRHVLDQIEAYLSSEAMQSPKVLPKSNLGMAAAYVRRHWEALHRFTEDVSIPLDNNDCEQLMKRVATGRKNWMFKGSVAAGERAANLMTIIGSAIRNNLDVRAYLDDVLRRALSGETDWQSMTPHAWKAEHPESIRQYRDDERRQAADRKKTRRARRRTRKK from the coding sequence ATGGATCCCAAACCACTCCCCGCCGACCTCGATGCTGCTCATGCGTTGATTCAAAAACAAGCCGTCGCACTGGAGTTGAAAGACAAGCTGATTGAGGAACAAGCCCACAGCGTCTTAGAACTTAAGTCCGACCGTGACAAACTCGACGAGAAGAACATCGAGCTGAACCTGACGATCGAGAAACTTCTCAAGCAACTTTTTGGTCGCAAGAGTGAGCGACGCATCGACTGTGACGGCCAGCTGCATTTCGACTTGGGCGAAGAGCCCACGCCCGAAGTCATCAGCGCACTCGAAGAAGCGATCTGCGACGCTCGACAAATTGTTGACGATGCCGAAGAAGACAAGAAGAAGCGACGACGAAATCGCTCCGCAACCGGCGACCGCAAGTTCCCCGAACATTTGCCGCGCTATGAACGCATCGTCGATGTGCCCGAAGGAAAACGCGAAGGCTTGACCCTGATCGGCTATGACGAAGTTGAAACGCTGGAGTGGGTTCCCGCGGATCTCAAAGTCCGACTAACCAAGTATGCCAAATACGTCCACCCAACCGACAAAGCGCAAGGCATCGTCAGCCCCGAGCGGCCCACGGGCCTCGTCGAATGGGATCGCTTCGACGCCTCGATCGGTGTCGAGGTGGTGGCCTGGAAGTACTTCTATCACCTGCCGTTCTATCGTCAACAAGACATGTTCGGGGCCAGCGGCTGGACGCCCAGTCGCAGCACACTGCAGAACATCGAAACGGCCGTCGAGTTCGCCCTGCGTCCGCTCGCCGAGCACTTGCAGAGCATTCTGAAACAAGATCCCACCGTTGGCTGTGATGACACCGGCGTGCTGTTGATTACGCCCGCCGCGATGCCGGACTTATCGGATCACCCGCGCGGTAAACGTATCACCGAGGTCCTCGAGAAGGCGATGACCACAGGCAAGCCAAGCATCAAAGCGAACTTCTGGGGCTACTACGCTTCACGGCTTCCGGTTGTCGCTTTCGACTTCACGGTTAGCCGTCACCGTGATGGTCCGGACGACGTGCTGAGTGACTTTGAAGGTAACCTGATTGGCGACTGTTGGTCGGGATTTCAGAAGATCCAAATACGAAGCGACTCGCGAATCACTTTCGCAGCGTGCTGGGCACATGCGCGTCGCAAGATCGACGAGTGCCGCAGTGCGTTCCCGATCCAAGTGGCGAAACTTGAGTCGTTGATTGGAAATCTTTACGACGTGGAGGATCAATGCAAACACCTTACTGCGCCGGAGCAACTTTCGCGACGCCAAAGCCTGTCACGTCATGTTCTGGATCAGATCGAAGCCTATCTTTCCAGTGAAGCGATGCAGTCACCGAAGGTGCTTCCCAAGAGCAACCTTGGGATGGCGGCGGCCTACGTCCGTCGGCACTGGGAGGCACTCCATCGTTTTACCGAAGATGTATCGATCCCGCTGGACAACAACGACTGCGAGCAGTTGATGAAGCGGGTGGCGACGGGTCGCAAGAACTGGATGTTCAAAGGCTCGGTGGCCGCGGGCGAACGGGCTGCAAACTTAATGACAATCATCGGGAGCGCGATCCGCAACAACTTGGACGTGCGAGCGTACTTGGATGATGTCCTGCGGCGTGCGCTATCCGGCGAAACCGACTGGCAATCAATGACGCCCCATGCCTGGAAGGCAGAACATCCCGAATCGATCCGGCAATACCGCGACGACGAACGTCGCCAAGCCGCCGACCGCAAGAAAACTCGCCGCGCCCGCCGCCGAACCCGCAAAAAGTAA